In Corylus avellana chromosome ca2, CavTom2PMs-1.0, the following proteins share a genomic window:
- the LOC132171176 gene encoding protein PIN-LIKES 7-like — protein MGFWSLFEVASMPILQVLLISILGAFMATEYLDLLPVDARRSLNKIVFMVFTPSLMFASLAKTVTLQDIISWWFMPVNIGLTFLFGGILGWIVVKILRPKPHLEGLIIATCSSGNLGNLLLIIVPAICNEAGSPFGDRHVCSSVGLSYASFSMALGGFFIWTYTYQLIRTSSMKFKALEATGEVSKIPNNDLDADGESHLLKGEDEEHVAISVTPIKSIEDTENQVIIAQESASTVEKRNVSFKTKLVALFHQILDELLAPPTLAAIVGLIVGAVTWLRNIMVGDGAPLRVIQDSIQLLGDGTIPCITLILGGNLTQGLCSSKVKLSIIIGVVFVRYVLLPVIGIWIVKVAANLGFLPSDPLYHFVLMIQFTLPPAMNIGTMTQLFDVAQEECSVLFLWTYVFAALALTVWSTVFMWILS, from the exons ATGGGTTTCTGGTCACTCTTTGAGGTGGCATCCATGCCAATCTTGCAAGTTCTCCTAATCAGTATATTGGGAGCGTTCATGGCAACTGAGTATCTAGATCTTCTCCCTGTGGATGCTCGACGATCCTTAAACAAG ATTGTCTTCATGGTGTTCACTCCATCGCTGATGTTTGCCAGTCTGGCCAAGACTGTTACGCTCCAAGACATCATTTCATG GTGGTTTATGCCAGTAAACATTGGACTTACCTTTTTATTTGGAGGAATTCTTGGATGGATAGTTGTAAAAATATTGAGGCCAAAGCCTCACCTGGAAGGCCTGATCATCGCTACATGTTCATCAG GAAACTTGGGAAACCTTCTCCTTATTATTGTCCCTGCAATCTGTAACGAGGCTGGGAGCCCATTTGGTGACCGTCATGTTTGCAGCTCTGTTGGACTGTCTTACGCATCTTTCTCCATGGCG CTTGGTGGTTTCTTCATCTGGACTTACACTTACCAGCTGATACGAACCTCGTCCATGAAATTCAAAGCACTTGAAGCAACAGGGGAGGTCTCAAAGATACCTAACAATGATTTAGATGCTGATGGGGAAAGTCACCTTCTCAAgggagaagatgaagaacatGTTGCTATAAGTGTGACACCGATCAAATCTATTGAAGACACTGAAAACCAAGTT ATTATAGCCCAAGAATCAGCCAGTACAGTGGAGAAGCGAAATGTGTCATTCAAGACTAAACTAGTTGCACTTTTTCACCAGATTCTGGATGAGCTTTTGGCACCCCCAACACTAGCTGCT ATTGTGGGACTCATCGTTGGGGCAGTAACATGGCTGAGGAACATAATGGTCGGCGACGGCGCCCCACTGCGGGTCATCCAAGATTCTATTCAATTACTCGG GGATGGGACAATTCCTTGCATCACCCTTATTCTGGGGGGCAACCTAACTCAAG GCTTGTGCTCATCAAAAGTCAAATTGTCAATCATCATTGGAGTGGTCTTCGTTCGATACGTTCTTCTTCCTGTAATCGGTATTTGGATTGTTAAAGTAGCTGCCAATCTTGGATTCCTCCCATCAGACCCCTTATACCACTTTGTGTTGATGATTCAGTTCACCCTGCCTCCTGCCATGAATATTG GAACCATGACCCAGCTCTTTGATGTGGCTCAAGAAGAGTGTTCTGTTCTGTTTCTGTGGACATACGTGTTTGCAGCCCTTGCACTGACAGTATGGTCAACGGTCTTCATGTGGATCTTGTCTTGA